In Candidatus Methylopumilus universalis, one DNA window encodes the following:
- a CDS encoding NAD(P)/FAD-dependent oxidoreductase, with amino-acid sequence MHKIVIVGGGAGGLELATKLGDSLGKKKKAEITLIDCTKTHVWKPLLHEIAAGSMNPDKHELEYMAQAHWHHFRFRLGRMDRLNRHKKEVSIAPYIDEDGKEIIPRRSFQYDTLIISVGSTTNDFGIKGAAEHSIALDTQEQAEVFHQKLHHAILKAQTQKKAIQPGQLEVVIVGAGATGVELAAELHKATREMTAYGIDRVNPDRDIKISIIEASPRLLPALPKKLSHSVELELRKLRVHLYMGERVTSVSAKGVTTHTKRFVPSALVVWAAGVKAPDFLKKIDGLETNSINQLLVHTTLQTTRDDSIFAFGDCAACPIDGTDQFVPPRAQAAHQQASLLFKSMKMRVKGKVNLPQYIYKDYGSLVNMGEYSTVGNLMGSLMGGSMFIEGFIARLMYQSLYKMHLMALHGFMSTALQTLARIITRRTEAQVKLH; translated from the coding sequence ATGCATAAGATTGTGATAGTAGGTGGCGGTGCAGGCGGACTAGAACTTGCAACAAAGCTTGGTGATTCGCTTGGTAAAAAGAAAAAGGCTGAAATTACACTTATCGACTGCACAAAAACGCATGTGTGGAAACCCCTTCTTCATGAGATTGCTGCGGGGAGCATGAATCCTGATAAGCATGAATTGGAATACATGGCACAAGCACATTGGCATCATTTTCGTTTTCGTTTAGGCCGCATGGATCGATTAAATCGACATAAGAAGGAAGTATCGATTGCACCCTACATCGATGAAGACGGTAAAGAAATTATTCCAAGAAGAAGTTTTCAATACGACACATTAATTATATCTGTAGGCAGCACTACCAATGATTTTGGCATCAAGGGTGCGGCGGAACATTCGATTGCATTAGATACACAAGAGCAAGCTGAAGTATTTCATCAAAAATTACACCATGCTATTTTAAAAGCACAAACACAAAAAAAGGCGATTCAGCCAGGCCAACTTGAAGTGGTCATCGTAGGTGCGGGCGCTACAGGCGTAGAGCTTGCAGCAGAACTTCATAAAGCTACACGTGAAATGACTGCATACGGCATTGATCGCGTCAATCCTGATCGAGATATTAAAATATCCATCATTGAAGCAAGTCCTCGCTTACTTCCAGCACTGCCTAAAAAATTATCACATTCCGTAGAATTGGAATTACGTAAATTACGTGTGCATCTTTATATGGGGGAGCGTGTAACTTCGGTTTCAGCAAAAGGGGTAACGACGCACACTAAACGATTTGTTCCTTCAGCGTTAGTCGTATGGGCGGCCGGTGTTAAAGCGCCTGACTTCTTAAAAAAAATAGATGGATTGGAAACGAATAGCATTAATCAACTATTAGTTCATACAACACTTCAAACAACGAGAGATGATTCTATTTTTGCATTTGGAGATTGTGCAGCGTGCCCCATTGATGGCACCGATCAATTTGTACCACCAAGAGCGCAAGCAGCGCATCAGCAAGCATCGCTTCTTTTCAAGTCAATGAAGATGCGCGTCAAAGGTAAAGTGAATTTACCGCAATACATTTATAAAGATTACGGCTCTCTTGTGAATATGGGGGAGTATTCAACCGTAGGTAATTTGATGGGCTCGTTAATGGGCGGATCAATGTTTATTGAAGGATTTATTGCAAGACTTATGTACCAATCACTTTATAAAATGCATTTGATGGCACTTCATGGATTTATGAGTACAGCGCTTCAAACACTCGCTCGCATCATTACACGCAGAACGGAAGCGCAAGTTAAGTTGCACTAA
- a CDS encoding c-type cytochrome yields the protein MLVKKVLMSSLLVSMMTIAGIASADVSFVKTTDGSTFKLDPALFDTPAAKEFLATGKNSYVGNAEAVAKGKKLFGLYSCTQCHGGDAKGQVGPGLIGPTFRYPKDATNKGMFETLWHGTNGGMGGKGLGVMDATDPTNGLKVDEMLKVIAWVRAQGTITGNE from the coding sequence ATGTTAGTAAAAAAAGTACTCATGTCATCACTTTTAGTTTCTATGATGACAATTGCAGGTATCGCATCTGCTGATGTTTCATTTGTAAAAACAACAGATGGAAGTACATTTAAACTTGATCCAGCACTCTTTGATACGCCGGCAGCAAAAGAATTTTTAGCGACTGGTAAAAATTCTTATGTGGGTAATGCAGAAGCGGTTGCAAAAGGTAAAAAGCTTTTTGGACTTTATTCATGCACTCAATGTCATGGTGGCGATGCAAAGGGTCAAGTAGGCCCAGGTCTCATTGGCCCAACATTCCGTTATCCTAAAGATGCCACAAACAAAGGTATGTTTGAAACTTTATGGCATGGCACAAACGGCGGTATGGGTGGAAAAGGCCTAGGTGTGATGGATGCTACGGATCCTACAAACGGACTTAAAGTCGATGAAATGTTAAAAGTTATTGCATGGGTTCGTGCGCAAGGAACAATTACAGGTAACGAGTAA
- a CDS encoding quinoprotein dehydrogenase-associated putative ABC transporter substrate-binding protein, whose product MNLAFVGNAFAVGQDREDGLPGMPYRTPTDKEFRVCADPENLPYSNQKGEGFENKIAEVLAKDLGKELTYEFWLDRQGYLRNTINAQRCDVIIGMGSDVDTLRTSKPYYRSGYVFVYRKSSNYNIKDWNSEDLRKGIIGIVGESPPTIPLRDYDLMANARPYRLQRDLNLPPGHMIDDLVAGKIDVAIIWGPLGGYYAKKAKEPLVVVPLPAFKSERNSFDTQKGQAEFNISLAVRKKDKDRMEMVQGALDRNQSKILKILDDYGIPHVPVVLGDKTGK is encoded by the coding sequence ATGAATTTAGCTTTTGTAGGGAATGCGTTTGCTGTAGGACAGGACCGTGAAGATGGTTTACCTGGGATGCCATATCGAACTCCTACGGATAAAGAATTTAGAGTGTGCGCTGACCCAGAAAATTTGCCTTACTCAAATCAAAAAGGCGAGGGCTTTGAAAATAAAATTGCAGAAGTTTTAGCAAAAGATTTAGGTAAAGAACTGACTTATGAATTTTGGCTCGATCGTCAGGGCTATTTAAGAAACACGATTAATGCGCAACGCTGTGATGTGATTATTGGGATGGGATCAGATGTGGATACATTACGTACCTCCAAACCTTATTATCGCTCTGGCTATGTATTCGTGTATCGAAAATCAAGTAACTACAATATAAAGGATTGGAATTCGGAAGACTTAAGAAAAGGTATTATTGGTATCGTAGGTGAAAGCCCACCGACCATTCCATTGCGCGATTATGATCTTATGGCGAATGCTCGTCCTTACCGATTACAAAGAGATCTAAATTTACCGCCAGGCCATATGATCGATGATTTAGTCGCAGGAAAAATTGATGTTGCTATTATATGGGGACCTCTAGGAGGCTACTATGCAAAAAAAGCTAAGGAGCCTTTAGTGGTTGTTCCGCTTCCTGCGTTTAAATCTGAACGAAATTCATTTGACACTCAAAAGGGTCAAGCAGAATTTAATATTTCTCTCGCAGTTAGAAAGAAAGATAAAGACCGCATGGAAATGGTCCAAGGTGCGCTTGATAGAAATCAATCTAAAATTTTAAAAATTTTAGATGATTATGGCATCCCTCATGTGCCAGTCGTTCTGGGCGATAAGACAGGTAAGTAA